A window of Bacillus sp. DX3.1 genomic DNA:
CATTTCTCAAAAACCATACACAGGCTAATAAATGGTGAAAGGGTATCTCCGAGAAGTAGCCTGATAGCTACTTCTCGGAGATGTTTTTTTATGAACGTATTATCGCATAATCGATATATAAATCCATTATGATTTTTCGGCATATAGCCGTGGCTATGGATAACAAAAGGTGACCTGCACTCATTTTCTCTCTTTGTTTTCACTTGGTATGGGGCAGGAAAAGGATCTGGGATGCTCTCTCCCACCTAAAAGGAAGGGTTTTATGTAGGATCAGAAAGTTAATCATAAGTTTTGAGATTACAAAAATCCCACTACTTTTCTTCGGGAAAAATGAGGTAAAAGCTTCTGTATTGACCTGTAAACGCCCTTCAAGTAAACTAAAGAGAGTTTACAAATGAAAAGGTGATAATTGTTGTTAATTTCAATTAAAACGTTACAAGATGATCGTTTTTTACGCCCGCTGCAAAATATTAGCGGCTTATTTTTTGAAGAAAGTACGATAGGATTTGAAAAAGAAGACGCAAATCTTATTGTTGATATACATGTAGAGGGAAATGTAACAGCGTCTGCTCGTTTAACAGATGTTGCAACTGGAAATGTATATGAAGAAACGTTTTCGAAAGATTTATCTTTCTTTACAGAAGAAAAAGAACGTATGAAACAAGTAAAGCACGTTGTTTCTTATGTGTACCTATCTGTTCTGCAGCAGCTAACAGGACTTGAGCAAAGTTGGGGGATTTTAACAGGAGTACGCCCAACAAAACTTCTTCACAAAATGCTGCAAAATGGTATGACAAAAGAAGAAGCGCATAAAGAGCTTCGTGAAAGTTATTTAATTCATGAAGAAAAAATTGAACTTCTGCAGCGTATTGTAGACTGTCAATTAGCGGTTGTTCCAGATTTATATCGTTTGAAAGAAGAAGTGAGTATTTATATAGGTATTCCGTTTTGTCCGACAAAGTGTGCGTATTGTACATTCCCGGCTTATGCGATTAATGGACGCCAAGGATCTGTTGATTCTTTCTTAGGCGGTTTGCACTATGAAGTTCGTGAAATAGGTAAGTTTTTAAAGGAAAAAGGGGTAAAAGTTACAACGATTTATTACGGCGGCGGTACCCCGACAAGTATTACAGCAGAAGAGATGGATATGCTGTATGAAGAAATGTATCAATCGTTCCCTGATGTGAAAGAGGTGCGTGAAGTAACAGTTGAGGCGGGTCGTCCGGATACAATCACACCAGCAAAACTGGAAGTGTTAAACAAATGGAATATTGACCGCATCAGTATTAATCCGCAGTCCTATCATCAAGAAACATTAAAAGCAATCGGACGTCATCATACGGTGGAAGAAACGATTGAGAAATACCATCTTGCTCGTGAAATGGGCATGAACAATATTAATATGGACTTAATTATTGGTCTTCCTGGTGAAGGTCTAGACATCTTTAAACATACGTTAGATGAAACAGAAAAGTTAATGCCGGAATCGTTAACAGTTCATACGCTATCATTCAAACGTGCTTCTGAAATGACGCAGAATAAGCGTAAATATAAAGTGGCAGGCCGCGAAGAAATTACAGCGATGATGCATGAAGCGGAAGAGTGGACGAAGAATCATAATTACGTGCCATATTACCTATATCGCCAAAAGAACATTTTAGGTAACTTAGAAAACGTTGGCTACGCGATGCCATCGCAAGAAAGTATTTATAATATCGTAATTATGGAAGAAGTACAATCCATCATCGGTCTTGGCTGCGGTGCATCTAGTAAATTTGTTCATCCGCAAACAGGTGCGATTACACACTTCGCAAACCCGAAAGATCCGAAATCATATAATGATGGTTATATTAAATATACAGAAGATAAGCTCGAGATTTTAAAAGAGTTATTCTCCTAAGAGGCTGACCTAAAAGTTCACGTATAGTGGACTTTTAGGTATCAGTCTCTTTTTTTATTTCGTTGATGCCCGATTGGTTTAACGAATCATTCATGAGAAGATGGAACCCCCTACGGATGAAAGTTTCATTTTATTTGTAAAACAATGTCGAGAATAATCAGAAAATGAAGGTAAAAATATGCAGGAAGATGTCTGCTTATGCACGAAATGATAGATTTATGAAAGATTTAAGGGGGTATATTTTGATATGTATATGACCATTGGAAGAATTTTCGATTTAGCGGTAGGGAAGTATCCGAGTAAAGAAGCATTGGTCGAACCAGAAAAGAATATTCGATGGACATATAAACAATGGGATGAACAAGTTAATAAAACTGCACAGGCACTGTTAGCAGAAGGCGTGAGAAAAGGGGATTGTGTATCTGTTTATTTATACAACTGTCATGAATTTGTAAACGTTTACTTGGCTTGCGCCAAAATC
This region includes:
- a CDS encoding coproporphyrinogen III oxidase, producing MLLISIKTLQDDRFLRPLQNISGLFFEESTIGFEKEDANLIVDIHVEGNVTASARLTDVATGNVYEETFSKDLSFFTEEKERMKQVKHVVSYVYLSVLQQLTGLEQSWGILTGVRPTKLLHKMLQNGMTKEEAHKELRESYLIHEEKIELLQRIVDCQLAVVPDLYRLKEEVSIYIGIPFCPTKCAYCTFPAYAINGRQGSVDSFLGGLHYEVREIGKFLKEKGVKVTTIYYGGGTPTSITAEEMDMLYEEMYQSFPDVKEVREVTVEAGRPDTITPAKLEVLNKWNIDRISINPQSYHQETLKAIGRHHTVEETIEKYHLAREMGMNNINMDLIIGLPGEGLDIFKHTLDETEKLMPESLTVHTLSFKRASEMTQNKRKYKVAGREEITAMMHEAEEWTKNHNYVPYYLYRQKNILGNLENVGYAMPSQESIYNIVIMEEVQSIIGLGCGASSKFVHPQTGAITHFANPKDPKSYNDGYIKYTEDKLEILKELFS